A region of Thermus oshimai DSM 12092 DNA encodes the following proteins:
- a CDS encoding ComEC/Rec2 family competence protein, whose translation MKSVGIGLGLGGLLGALALLHPLWALGLLGLPLLRLPFLLGFLLVLGRGVLLPLPEPPYGVRVEGVFRVEGGFTGWEGHRLWVAHYPPLEDGLYRLRGYIAPPEGRTNPGGLDQRAWLLSQGSKGVLKAEEAERVGGMGGFGEAFRKRLAQGLSPETKEVLEGLVLGEKRGLEELYPLFQKAGLAHLLALSGLHVGLLLGAFLLLYPLGRARFLLALLALGFYLLLAGPSPSLVRASLMGGLSLLGLLLGLGRAGVLQGLGVALFLQLLLRPEAVLGLGFQLSHLAVLGMALVLPALRPPPGPWGWVLGGLAATLAAQSLLLPLLLHHFHLLPLLSPLTNLLALPLAALLVPLGFLKLFLGAPLAPLAEPLAQGLLALAEGGSRGPLLRMGEIAPLGFAFYYLALLPPLLALHGRLPWGKALFLASFPTLLSLLQAWPKPLDLWALDVGQGDAFLARLGGAEVLVDGGRPEMGERVVRALRALGVEALEVLVATHPDADHAGGLLKVVEEVPVGLALLSPAFGEEDPLARALKEKGIPTLRPGAGTRLRVGRGTVEVLWPETLSGEENRDGLALLLGFGKGKALLLADLPQEAEEALEAPPVEVLKVSHHGSRTGTSLRLLEQARPKVALIGVGKNPHGHPHPEVLERLKSHGVRVYRTDRDGAVRVLFGYAW comes from the coding sequence ATGAAGTCCGTCGGCATCGGCCTTGGCCTGGGGGGGCTTTTAGGAGCCCTCGCCCTCCTCCACCCCCTCTGGGCCCTGGGGCTTCTTGGCCTTCCCCTCCTCCGCCTTCCCTTCCTCCTGGGCTTCCTCCTCGTCCTGGGGCGCGGGGTCCTCCTCCCCCTCCCCGAGCCCCCTTACGGGGTGCGGGTGGAGGGGGTCTTCCGGGTGGAAGGGGGGTTTACGGGGTGGGAAGGCCACCGCCTTTGGGTGGCCCACTACCCTCCTTTGGAGGACGGGCTTTACCGGCTACGGGGGTACATCGCCCCCCCAGAGGGGCGGACCAACCCCGGGGGGCTGGACCAGCGGGCCTGGCTCCTTTCCCAGGGGTCCAAAGGGGTCCTGAAGGCGGAAGAGGCGGAAAGGGTAGGGGGAATGGGAGGCTTTGGGGAGGCCTTCCGAAAGCGGCTCGCCCAAGGGCTTTCCCCCGAGACCAAGGAGGTCCTGGAAGGCCTCGTCCTGGGGGAGAAACGGGGCCTGGAGGAGCTCTACCCTCTTTTCCAGAAGGCGGGGCTTGCCCACCTCCTGGCCCTTTCCGGGCTCCATGTGGGCCTCCTCCTCGGGGCCTTCCTCCTCCTCTACCCCTTGGGAAGGGCGCGCTTCCTCCTCGCCCTTCTGGCCCTGGGCTTTTACCTGCTCCTGGCCGGGCCGAGCCCCTCTTTGGTGCGGGCGAGCCTCATGGGGGGGCTTTCCCTCCTGGGGCTCCTCCTGGGCCTGGGGCGGGCGGGGGTGCTCCAGGGGCTGGGGGTGGCCCTCTTCCTCCAGCTCCTCCTCCGGCCGGAGGCGGTCTTGGGCCTCGGCTTCCAGCTCTCCCATTTGGCCGTCCTCGGCATGGCCCTGGTCCTTCCCGCCCTGAGGCCGCCTCCGGGGCCCTGGGGGTGGGTCCTGGGGGGCCTCGCCGCCACCCTGGCGGCCCAAAGCCTCCTCCTCCCCCTCCTCCTCCACCATTTCCACCTCCTGCCCCTCCTAAGCCCCCTCACCAACCTCCTGGCCCTGCCCCTGGCCGCCCTCCTGGTGCCCCTGGGGTTCCTGAAGCTCTTCCTCGGGGCCCCCCTTGCCCCCCTGGCGGAGCCCCTGGCCCAAGGGCTCCTGGCCCTGGCCGAGGGGGGAAGCCGGGGCCCCCTTCTCCGCATGGGGGAGATCGCCCCTCTGGGCTTCGCCTTCTACTACCTAGCCCTCCTCCCCCCTCTCCTCGCCCTCCACGGCCGCCTTCCCTGGGGGAAGGCCCTCTTCCTGGCCTCCTTCCCCACCCTTCTGAGCCTCCTCCAGGCCTGGCCCAAGCCCCTGGACCTCTGGGCCCTGGACGTGGGCCAGGGGGACGCCTTCCTGGCCCGGCTGGGCGGGGCCGAGGTCCTGGTGGACGGGGGGCGGCCCGAGATGGGGGAGAGGGTGGTGCGGGCCCTTAGGGCCCTCGGGGTGGAGGCCCTAGAGGTCCTGGTGGCCACCCACCCCGACGCCGACCATGCGGGGGGGCTCCTTAAGGTGGTGGAGGAGGTCCCGGTGGGCCTCGCCCTCCTCTCCCCCGCTTTTGGGGAGGAAGATCCCCTGGCGAGGGCCCTAAAGGAGAAGGGGATCCCCACCCTGCGGCCGGGGGCGGGGACGCGCCTACGGGTGGGAAGGGGCACGGTAGAGGTCCTCTGGCCGGAGACCTTAAGCGGGGAGGAGAACCGGGACGGCCTGGCCCTCCTCCTGGGCTTCGGCAAGGGTAAGGCCCTCCTCCTCGCCGACCTGCCCCAGGAGGCCGAAGAGGCCCTGGAGGCCCCCCCGGTGGAGGTCCTCAAGGTGAGCCATCACGGTTCCCGCACGGGCACGAGCCTACGGCTTTTGGAGCAGGCCCGACCCAAGGTGGCCCTCATCGGGGTGGGGAAAAACCCCCACGGCCACCCCCACCCTGAGGTGCTGGAGCGGCTAAAGTCCCATGGGGTGCGGGTCTACCGCACGGACCGGGACGGGGCGGTGCGGGTCCTCTTCGGCTACGCCTGGTAG
- the soj gene encoding chromosome-partitioning ATPase Soj, which yields MLGGEVRRIALVNQKGGVGKTTTAINLAAYLARMGKRVLLVDLDPQANATAGLGVRPGRGVYHLLQGEPLEELLVPADGFFLLPATADLVGATVELAEAPTALAEALRDEAFDLVLLDAPPSLSPLTLNALAAAEGVLAPVQAEYYALEGVAGLLSTLEEVRARLNPRLRLLGILVTMYDGRTLLAQQVEAQLRAHFGPKVFWTVVPRNVRLAEAPSFGRTIAQHAPTSPGAHAYRRLAEEVIARVQES from the coding sequence ATGCTAGGGGGCGAGGTGCGCCGCATCGCCCTGGTGAACCAGAAAGGAGGGGTGGGGAAGACCACCACCGCCATCAACCTGGCCGCCTACCTGGCCCGGATGGGGAAAAGGGTCCTCCTGGTGGACCTGGACCCCCAGGCCAACGCCACGGCGGGCCTGGGGGTGCGGCCTGGGCGGGGGGTGTACCACCTCCTCCAGGGGGAGCCCCTGGAGGAGCTTCTCGTGCCCGCGGACGGGTTCTTCCTCCTTCCCGCCACGGCGGACCTGGTGGGGGCCACGGTGGAGCTCGCCGAGGCCCCCACCGCCCTGGCGGAGGCCCTAAGGGACGAGGCCTTTGACCTGGTCCTCCTGGACGCCCCCCCAAGCCTCTCCCCCCTCACCCTGAACGCCCTGGCCGCGGCGGAAGGGGTGTTGGCCCCCGTGCAGGCGGAGTACTACGCCCTGGAGGGGGTGGCGGGGCTTCTTTCCACCCTGGAGGAGGTGCGGGCCCGGCTTAACCCCAGGCTCCGCCTCCTCGGCATCCTCGTCACCATGTACGACGGCCGTACCCTCCTGGCCCAGCAGGTGGAGGCCCAGCTTAGGGCCCATTTCGGTCCCAAGGTCTTCTGGACGGTGGTGCCCCGGAACGTGCGCCTGGCGGAGGCCCCGAGCTTCGGCCGCACCATCGCCCAGCACGCCCCCACGTCCCCGGGGGCCCACGCCTACCGGCGTCTGGCGGAGGAGGTGATCGCCCGTGTCCAGGAAAGCTAG
- the rsmG gene encoding 16S rRNA (guanine(527)-N(7))-methyltransferase RsmG, translating to MPLSPQGQALLLRGGEALGLDLAPHLEAFSRLYDLLLEGNRKASLTALRTEEEIVLKHFLDSLTLLRLPLWEGPLRVLDLGTGPGFPGLPLKIVRPELEMVLLDATRKKVAFVEEAIAALGLRGARALWGRAEVLAHAPEHREAYGRVVARAVAPLCVLAELGLPFLAPEGVMVAQKGPRVEEELSGLPEALEVLGGALLGVETFPLPFSGEGRSLVLLKKAHPTPSRYPRRPGVPERNPLC from the coding sequence GTGCCCCTAAGCCCCCAAGGCCAGGCCCTCCTCCTCCGGGGGGGGGAGGCCCTAGGCCTGGACCTTGCGCCCCACCTGGAGGCCTTTTCCCGCCTTTACGACCTCCTCCTGGAGGGGAACCGGAAGGCCAGCCTCACCGCCCTCCGCACGGAGGAAGAGATCGTCCTCAAGCACTTTCTGGACTCCCTGACCCTCCTCCGCCTGCCCCTTTGGGAGGGCCCCTTAAGGGTCCTGGACCTGGGGACGGGCCCCGGCTTCCCCGGCCTCCCCCTCAAGATCGTCAGGCCCGAGCTGGAGATGGTCCTCCTGGACGCCACGCGGAAGAAGGTGGCCTTCGTGGAGGAGGCCATCGCCGCGCTGGGGCTTAGGGGGGCCCGGGCCCTTTGGGGGCGGGCGGAGGTCCTGGCCCACGCCCCCGAGCACCGGGAGGCCTACGGGCGGGTGGTGGCCCGGGCGGTGGCCCCCCTTTGCGTCCTGGCGGAACTCGGCCTCCCCTTCCTGGCCCCGGAAGGGGTCATGGTGGCCCAGAAGGGCCCCCGGGTGGAGGAGGAGCTTTCCGGGCTTCCGGAGGCCCTCGAGGTCCTGGGGGGTGCCCTCCTGGGCGTGGAGACCTTCCCCCTCCCCTTTTCGGGGGAGGGGCGGAGCCTGGTCCTCCTCAAGAAGGCCCACCCCACCCCTTCCCGCTACCCCAGGAGGCCTGGGGTCCCCGAACGGAATCCGTTATGCTAG
- a CDS encoding glycerophosphodiester phosphodiesterase yields the protein MPLRLGHRGAPLKAKENTLEAFALALEAGLDGFELDVQFTEDGVLVVHHDFTLEGVPVRALKREDLPPYVPTLEEVLKAFPEAWINVELKSIPGETDGREEALARLLGRHPSPRVWVSSFDPLALLRLKRLGVRPLGFLYSVREAEELAPCLGVEWLHPEERLLTPEGVARLKAQGYRLLAWTVNSRARAEELVRMGVDALVGDRPEALV from the coding sequence ATGCCCCTCCGTCTGGGCCACCGGGGCGCACCCCTAAAGGCCAAAGAGAACACCCTGGAAGCCTTCGCCCTGGCCCTCGAGGCCGGGCTGGACGGGTTTGAGCTGGACGTGCAGTTCACGGAAGACGGGGTCTTGGTGGTGCACCACGACTTCACCCTGGAGGGCGTGCCCGTCCGGGCCCTAAAGCGGGAGGACCTTCCCCCCTACGTGCCCACCCTGGAAGAGGTCTTGAAGGCCTTCCCGGAGGCCTGGATCAACGTGGAGCTCAAGAGCATCCCCGGGGAGACGGACGGCCGGGAGGAGGCCCTGGCCCGGCTCCTGGGCCGCCACCCCTCCCCCAGGGTCTGGGTGAGCTCCTTTGACCCCCTGGCCCTCCTGCGCCTGAAGCGGCTTGGGGTCAGGCCCCTGGGCTTTCTCTACAGCGTACGGGAGGCGGAGGAGCTGGCCCCGTGCCTGGGGGTGGAATGGCTCCACCCCGAGGAGCGCCTCCTCACCCCAGAAGGGGTGGCCCGGCTCAAGGCCCAGGGCTACCGCCTCCTGGCCTGGACGGTGAACAGCCGCGCCCGGGCGGAGGAGCTAGTCCGGATGGGGGTGGACGCCCTGGTGGGGGACCGGCCGGAGGCCCTCGTATAA
- a CDS encoding inorganic diphosphatase — protein sequence MANLKSLPVGKKAPEVVHMVIEVPKGSGNKYEYDPELGAIKLDRVLPGAQFYPGDYGFIPSTLSEDGDPLDGLILSTYPFLPGVVVEVRPVGLLLMEDEKGQDAKILGVVAEDQRLDHIQDIGDVPEGVKQEIQHFFETYKALEAKKGKWVKVTGWRGREEALAEIRASMARYGG from the coding sequence ATGGCGAACCTGAAGAGCCTGCCCGTGGGGAAAAAGGCGCCCGAGGTGGTCCACATGGTCATCGAGGTGCCCAAGGGCTCGGGCAACAAGTACGAGTACGACCCCGAGCTCGGGGCCATCAAGCTGGACCGGGTCCTGCCTGGGGCCCAGTTCTACCCTGGGGACTACGGCTTCATCCCCTCCACCCTAAGCGAGGACGGGGACCCCCTGGACGGGCTCATCCTCTCCACCTACCCCTTCCTGCCCGGGGTGGTGGTGGAGGTCCGGCCCGTGGGCCTCCTCCTCATGGAGGACGAGAAGGGGCAGGACGCCAAGATCCTGGGGGTGGTGGCCGAGGACCAAAGGCTGGACCACATCCAGGACATCGGGGACGTGCCCGAGGGGGTGAAGCAGGAGATCCAGCACTTCTTTGAGACCTACAAGGCCCTCGAGGCCAAGAAGGGCAAGTGGGTCAAGGTCACGGGCTGGCGGGGCCGGGAGGAGGCCTTGGCGGAGATCCGCGCCTCCATGGCCCGCTACGGGGGCTAG
- a CDS encoding ComEA family DNA-binding protein: MVRLYLLAVALLGLSALWPKVFPHPAPVRVEALGKVAFTPLPPAPVSLNEASYEELLALPGVGPALAQRILEGRPYREVEDLLQVKGIGPKTLERLRPYVRP; encoded by the coding sequence CTGGTCCGCCTCTACCTCCTCGCGGTAGCCCTCCTGGGCCTTTCAGCCCTCTGGCCCAAGGTCTTCCCCCATCCCGCCCCCGTGCGGGTGGAGGCCCTGGGGAAGGTGGCTTTCACCCCCCTTCCCCCCGCCCCGGTGAGCCTCAACGAGGCCAGCTACGAGGAGCTCCTGGCCCTGCCCGGGGTGGGGCCCGCCCTGGCCCAGAGGATCCTGGAGGGCCGCCCCTACCGAGAGGTGGAGGACCTCCTCCAGGTGAAGGGGATCGGCCCCAAGACCCTGGAGCGGCTTAGGCCCTACGTGCGGCCATGA
- a CDS encoding ParB/RepB/Spo0J family partition protein has product MSRKASGLGRGLEALLPKGGGGVVRLPLSALKPNPHQPRRRFSEESLRELADSIREKGLLQPLLVRPKGEGYEVVAGERRYRAALLAGLTEVPALVRDLTDQEALEIALVENLQREDLSPVEEARGYQALLGMGLTQEEVARRVGKARPTVANALRLLQLPEEVLEALEEGRISAGHARALLMLPEEKRLWGLREILEKGLSVRQAEALKERLKEKAPKEPSPLSLELSRHLGLPVRVVGGKRGRVVIHYRSLEELEALLERLGYQA; this is encoded by the coding sequence GTGTCCAGGAAAGCTAGCGGCCTGGGGCGGGGCCTCGAGGCCCTGCTCCCCAAGGGGGGTGGGGGGGTGGTGCGCCTGCCCCTCTCCGCCCTTAAGCCCAACCCCCACCAGCCTAGGCGGCGCTTTTCCGAGGAGAGCCTAAGGGAGCTTGCGGACTCCATCCGGGAAAAGGGCCTCCTCCAGCCCCTTCTGGTCCGCCCCAAGGGGGAGGGGTACGAGGTGGTGGCGGGGGAAAGGCGCTACCGGGCGGCCCTCCTCGCGGGGCTTACGGAGGTCCCCGCCCTGGTGCGGGACCTCACGGACCAGGAGGCCCTGGAGATCGCCCTAGTGGAGAACCTCCAGCGGGAGGACCTCTCCCCGGTGGAGGAGGCCCGGGGCTACCAGGCCCTCCTCGGGATGGGCCTCACCCAGGAGGAGGTGGCCCGGCGGGTGGGGAAGGCCAGGCCCACGGTGGCCAACGCCCTGAGGCTCCTCCAGCTTCCCGAGGAGGTCCTAGAGGCCCTGGAGGAGGGGCGGATCAGCGCGGGCCACGCCCGGGCCCTCCTCATGCTCCCGGAGGAAAAGCGGCTTTGGGGGCTTAGGGAGATTCTGGAAAAGGGGCTTTCCGTGCGCCAGGCGGAGGCCCTGAAGGAGCGGCTTAAGGAGAAGGCCCCTAAGGAGCCTTCCCCGCTTTCCCTGGAGCTTTCCCGCCACCTGGGCCTTCCCGTGCGGGTGGTGGGGGGGAAAAGGGGCCGGGTGGTCATCCACTACCGCTCCCTGGAAGAGTTGGAGGCCCTCTTGGAGCGCCTGGGCTACCAGGCGTAG
- the rsmI gene encoding 16S rRNA (cytidine(1402)-2'-O)-methyltransferase: MRLVLVPTPIGHLKDITLRALEVLKEAEVVACEDTRRTGLLLRHYGIPTPTLRLDQHTVGRAKEVLAPYRYVAYATDAGTPGISDPGAELVRLALEWGWRVEALPGPTALIPALVVSGLPTHRFTFEGFLPKGGKERRARLEALAREGRTAVLYESPHRLRKTLEDLLEVYGPHHPVAVARELTKLHEEVYRGTLEGALAHFQEPRGEFVLVLAPKEEAPPEGRALLEALKGEGLRGKALVKALMERGLSRNEAYRLAMEEE, from the coding sequence GTGCGCCTGGTCCTGGTCCCCACCCCCATCGGCCACCTCAAGGACATCACCCTAAGGGCCCTGGAGGTCCTGAAGGAGGCGGAGGTGGTGGCCTGCGAGGACACCCGGCGCACGGGCCTCCTCCTCCGCCACTACGGGATCCCTACCCCCACCCTGCGCCTGGACCAGCACACGGTGGGGCGGGCCAAGGAGGTCCTCGCCCCTTACCGCTACGTGGCCTACGCCACGGACGCGGGCACCCCGGGGATCTCCGACCCCGGGGCGGAGCTGGTCCGGTTGGCCTTAGAATGGGGGTGGCGAGTGGAAGCGCTTCCTGGTCCCACCGCCCTCATCCCCGCCCTGGTGGTCTCCGGCCTCCCCACCCACCGCTTCACCTTTGAGGGCTTCCTGCCCAAGGGGGGGAAGGAGCGGAGGGCCCGCCTCGAGGCCCTGGCCCGGGAGGGGCGGACCGCGGTGCTCTACGAGAGCCCCCACCGCCTCAGGAAGACCCTGGAGGACCTCCTCGAGGTCTACGGCCCCCATCACCCCGTGGCGGTGGCCCGGGAGCTCACCAAGCTTCACGAGGAGGTCTACCGGGGCACCCTGGAAGGGGCCCTGGCCCACTTCCAGGAGCCCAGGGGGGAGTTCGTCTTGGTCCTGGCGCCCAAGGAGGAGGCCCCCCCGGAGGGCCGGGCCCTCCTGGAGGCCTTAAAGGGGGAGGGGCTAAGGGGAAAAGCGCTCGTTAAGGCGCTCATGGAGCGGGGTCTTTCCCGGAACGAGGCCTATCGCCTGGCCATGGAGGAGGAATGA
- the mnmG gene encoding tRNA uridine-5-carboxymethylaminomethyl(34) synthesis enzyme MnmG, with protein MRAYDVVVVGGGHAGLEAAWAASALGVRVALVTVNPERIGAMPCNPAVGGPGKSQLVAEVVALGGLMGRAADAAAIHTRVLNRSKGPAVQSLRLQTDRDLYALKAQEILAERPIEVVRGEVAALLVEGGRLQGVRTVDGRTLPARAVVVAGGTFLQGVVWYGRKARPAGRQGEPPARFLSQSLKEVGHRLLRFKTGTPPRIRADSVDFALLEEVPPEVPPGSFTGNPGPHAARLPTWQTRTTGRTHRLILENLHLSPLYAGDIQGIGPRYCPSIEDKVVRFRDKESHLLFVEPDGLETSEVYLQGFSSSLPPELQEAMVQSLPGFERAVIQRYAYAVEYDAVDPTGLTHGLQSRFLPGLFTAGQVNGTSGYEEAAAQGLLAGLNAARFALGLPEVHLERSQGYIGVMVDDLVGRGVDEPYRMMTSRVELRLLCRADNADERLVPLAVEWGLRPKEDLERVRAKYARVEAELGRLEALRVEGVSGLQWLRRPENTYQALAERFPPPEPLSREEREQVEIRAKYAGYIERQERLREKLKDLEAHRLPEGLDYPRVPGLSREAVEKLSRARPRTLAEAARVPGVRDSDLTALLVHLRRL; from the coding sequence ATGAGGGCCTACGACGTGGTGGTGGTGGGGGGAGGCCACGCGGGCCTCGAGGCCGCCTGGGCGGCGAGCGCCTTGGGGGTCCGGGTGGCCCTGGTCACCGTGAACCCCGAGCGCATCGGGGCCATGCCCTGCAACCCCGCGGTGGGGGGGCCGGGGAAGAGCCAGCTGGTGGCGGAGGTGGTGGCCCTGGGGGGGCTCATGGGCCGGGCCGCGGACGCCGCCGCCATCCACACCCGGGTCCTCAACCGCTCCAAGGGCCCCGCGGTCCAGAGCCTCCGCCTGCAGACGGACCGGGACCTCTACGCCCTGAAGGCCCAGGAGATCCTGGCGGAGAGGCCCATAGAGGTGGTCCGGGGGGAGGTGGCCGCCCTCCTGGTGGAGGGGGGTAGGCTCCAGGGGGTGCGCACGGTGGACGGCCGCACCCTCCCCGCCCGGGCGGTGGTGGTGGCCGGGGGGACCTTCCTCCAGGGGGTGGTCTGGTACGGCCGCAAGGCCCGCCCCGCGGGGCGCCAGGGGGAGCCCCCGGCCCGCTTCCTCTCCCAAAGCCTAAAGGAGGTGGGCCACCGCCTCCTCCGCTTCAAGACCGGCACCCCGCCCAGGATCCGCGCGGACAGCGTGGACTTTGCCCTCCTGGAGGAGGTGCCCCCCGAGGTTCCCCCCGGAAGTTTCACGGGAAACCCCGGGCCCCACGCCGCCCGCCTGCCCACCTGGCAGACCCGGACCACGGGGAGGACCCACCGGCTCATCCTGGAGAACCTCCACCTCTCCCCTCTCTACGCGGGGGACATCCAGGGCATCGGCCCCCGGTACTGCCCCTCCATTGAGGACAAGGTGGTGCGCTTCCGGGACAAGGAGAGCCACCTCCTCTTCGTGGAGCCGGACGGCCTGGAGACCAGCGAGGTCTACCTCCAGGGCTTTTCCTCCAGCCTTCCGCCGGAGCTCCAGGAGGCCATGGTGCAAAGCCTCCCCGGCTTTGAGCGGGCGGTGATCCAGCGCTACGCCTACGCGGTGGAGTACGACGCGGTGGACCCCACGGGCCTCACCCACGGCCTCCAGTCCCGCTTCCTTCCCGGCCTCTTCACCGCGGGCCAGGTGAACGGCACCTCCGGCTACGAGGAGGCCGCGGCCCAGGGGCTTTTGGCGGGCCTCAACGCCGCCCGCTTCGCCCTGGGCCTTCCCGAGGTGCACCTGGAGCGCAGCCAGGGGTACATCGGGGTGATGGTGGACGACCTGGTGGGCCGGGGGGTGGACGAGCCCTACCGCATGATGACCTCCCGGGTGGAGCTCCGCCTCCTCTGCCGGGCGGACAACGCGGACGAGCGCCTGGTGCCCCTGGCGGTGGAGTGGGGCCTGAGGCCCAAGGAGGACCTGGAGCGGGTCCGGGCCAAGTACGCCCGGGTGGAGGCGGAGCTTGGGCGCCTCGAGGCCCTACGGGTGGAGGGGGTGAGCGGCCTCCAGTGGCTTCGCCGCCCCGAGAACACCTACCAGGCCTTGGCCGAGCGCTTCCCCCCGCCGGAGCCCCTTTCCCGGGAGGAGAGGGAGCAGGTGGAGATCCGGGCCAAGTACGCGGGCTACATCGAGCGGCAGGAGCGGCTTAGGGAAAAGCTCAAGGACCTGGAGGCCCACCGCCTTCCCGAGGGCCTGGACTACCCCCGGGTGCCCGGCCTTTCCCGGGAGGCGGTGGAGAAGCTCTCCCGCGCGCGGCCCCGCACCCTGGCCGAGGCGGCCCGGGTTCCGGGGGTCCGGGACTCCGACCTCACCGCCCTCCTGGTCCACCTCAGGCGGCTGTGA